The following are encoded together in the Ovis canadensis isolate MfBH-ARS-UI-01 breed Bighorn chromosome 2, ARS-UI_OviCan_v2, whole genome shotgun sequence genome:
- the LOC138434447 gene encoding group IID secretory phospholipase A2-like isoform X4 gives MGLPLLCVLLVFAGVAPAEGDMLDLNKMVRQVTGKTPIFFYSSYGCYCGIGGQGQPRDATDCGT, from the exons ATGGGCCTCCCCCTGCTCTGCGTGCTGCTGGTCTTTGCTG GTGTGGCTCCAGCTGAGGGCGACATGCTGGACCTGAACAAGATGGTCAGACAAGTGACGGGGAAGACCCCCATCTTCTTCTATTCGTCCTACGGCTGCTACTGCGGAATTGGTGGCCAGGGCCAACCCAGAGATGCCACAGACTG CGGAACCTGA
- the LOC138434447 gene encoding group IID secretory phospholipase A2-like isoform X2, with protein sequence MGLPLLCVLLVFAGVAPAEGDMLDLNKMVRQVTGKTPIFFYSSYGCYCGIGGQGQPRDATDWCCHEHDCCYRHLKSDKCDIIFNHYHYTFFRGNVQC encoded by the exons ATGGGCCTCCCCCTGCTCTGCGTGCTGCTGGTCTTTGCTG GTGTGGCTCCAGCTGAGGGCGACATGCTGGACCTGAACAAGATGGTCAGACAAGTGACGGGGAAGACCCCCATCTTCTTCTATTCGTCCTACGGCTGCTACTGCGGAATTGGTGGCCAGGGCCAACCCAGAGATGCCACAGACTG GTGCTGCCACGAACACGACTGCTGCTACCGTCACCTCAAATCTGACAAATGTGACATCATCTTCAACCACTACCACTACACCTTTTTCCGGGGGAACGTCCAGTGTT GA
- the LOC138434447 gene encoding group IID secretory phospholipase A2-like isoform X1, producing the protein MGLPLLCVLLVFAGVAPAEGDMLDLNKMVRQVTGKTPIFFYSSYGCYCGIGGQGQPRDATDWCCHEHDCCYRHLKSDKCDIIFNHYHYTFFRGNVQCSTKGSWCQQQLCACDKTLAFCLQRNLNTYKNHLRYLSRCEGEIPKCHTL; encoded by the exons ATGGGCCTCCCCCTGCTCTGCGTGCTGCTGGTCTTTGCTG GTGTGGCTCCAGCTGAGGGCGACATGCTGGACCTGAACAAGATGGTCAGACAAGTGACGGGGAAGACCCCCATCTTCTTCTATTCGTCCTACGGCTGCTACTGCGGAATTGGTGGCCAGGGCCAACCCAGAGATGCCACAGACTG GTGCTGCCACGAACACGACTGCTGCTACCGTCACCTCAAATCTGACAAATGTGACATCATCTTCAACCACTACCACTACACCTTTTTCCGGGGGAACGTCCAGTGTT CCACCAAGGGGAGCTGGTGTCAGCAGCAGCTGTGCGCCTGTGACAAGACGTTGGCCTTCTGCCTGCAGCGGAACCTGAACACCTACAAGAATCACCTGCGTTATCTGTCCAGATGCGAGGGCGAGATCCCCAAGTGCCACACCCTCTAG
- the LOC138434447 gene encoding group IID secretory phospholipase A2-like isoform X3, with product MGLPLLCVLLVFAGVAPAEGDMLDLNKMVRQVTGKTPIFFYSSYGCYCGIGGQGQPRDATDCHQGELVSAAAVRL from the exons ATGGGCCTCCCCCTGCTCTGCGTGCTGCTGGTCTTTGCTG GTGTGGCTCCAGCTGAGGGCGACATGCTGGACCTGAACAAGATGGTCAGACAAGTGACGGGGAAGACCCCCATCTTCTTCTATTCGTCCTACGGCTGCTACTGCGGAATTGGTGGCCAGGGCCAACCCAGAGATGCCACAGACTG CCACCAAGGGGAGCTGGTGTCAGCAGCAGCTGTGCGCCTGTGA